A stretch of Cicer arietinum cultivar CDC Frontier isolate Library 1 chromosome 5, Cicar.CDCFrontier_v2.0, whole genome shotgun sequence DNA encodes these proteins:
- the LOC101496443 gene encoding large ribosomal subunit protein cL38, giving the protein MSSVSSIFGCGVAIAPNSVKNKSIRIERRNACGGLLIECSSRPQKKSTAHHMQTRPRKSQPSDRNRKPTVYAPLPPLPPDWTVVITADASTAPVAPPPPTPSP; this is encoded by the coding sequence ATGTCGTCGGTTTCAAGCATATTTGGGTGTGGAGTTGCAATAGCACCAAATTCAGTGAAAAACAAGTCAATTCGAATTGAAAGGAGAAACGCGTGTGGAGGATTGTTGATTGAATGTTCATCAAGGCCACAGAAGAAATCAACGGCGCATCATATGCAGACGAGGCCTCGCAAATCACAACCGTCCGATAGAAATCGGAAGCCAACAGTGTACGCTCCGTTGCCACCACTGCCTCCTGATTGGACGGTTGTTATTACTGCTGATGCATCGACGGCTCCTGTTGCTCCTCCGCCTCCCACTCCTTCTCCTTAG